GCGTGAAAGCGAGTCACCTCCACCGGCCCCGTGGGCGAGGCGCAGGCAGAGAGGAAGAAGGGGGCGACAAGCCCGGCAATCAGCAAGTGGCGTTTCATCGTGCGACCGATCCTTTGCCGCGATGCGGCGGCATGCGCTATCAGGAAAGTTAATCCCGTATCACCCGTTTTTGCGCCAAGCGGGCGCGTCTTGCAAGGAAACGGCAACAAAGGGGCATAGGCTTTCGGGTGCGTTGCGCAGCGGGGCCGCTCTCGTTACCCATTCCGCGCAACACCACGAACGTAGGGGCGCAAGGCGAAGGCATGGTACCGGTACTGGTTACGGGCGGAGCGGGTTACATCGGCAGCCACGCGGTGCTGGCGCTGCGCGACAAGGGCTGGCCGGTCGCGGTGATCGACAACCTGTCGACCGGGTTCGAATGGGCGATCCCCGATGGCGTGCCGCTGTATCGGGGCGACATCGCCGACAGCGAACTGCTGGCGCGTATATTCGCAGAGCAAGGCACACAGGCGATCCTGCATTTCGCCGGATCGATCATCGTACCCGAATCGGTCGAGAACCCGCTGAAGTATTACGAGAACAACACGGCCAAGAGCCGCACGCTGATGCAGGCGGCGCTGGATGGCGGGGTGAAGCATTTTATCTTCAGCTCCACTGCCACCGTCTATGGCGAACCCGAGCTGAAGCCGCTGACCGAGGACGATCCGCTGACCCCGGTGAACCCCTATGGCATGAGCAAGCTGATGACAGAGCGCATCCTTGCCGACGTCAGCCGGGCGCACCCGATGAACCATTGCGTGCTGCGCTATTTCAACGTGGCGGGCGCCGATCCGCGCGCGCGGTCGGGCCAGTCGACGGCGGGGGCAACGCACCTGATCAAGGTCGCGGTTGAGGCAGCGCTGGGCAAGCGCAATCATGTCGCGGTGTTCGGCGACGATTACCCCACGCCCGACGGGACCGGGGTGCGGGATTACATCCACGTTTCCGATCTTGCCGATGCGCATGTTCATGCGCTGGAAGCCTTGATTGCTGAGCCGGAGCGGAGCCTGACCATGAACGTCGGCTATGGCCGGGGCTATTCGGTGCTGGAAGTGCTGGACGCGGTGGACGCAGTCGTCGGCCAGCCAGTGCCGCGCCGACAGGAACCGCGCCGCGCGGGCGATGTGCCCAGCCTCGTTTCCGACAACAGCCGGATTCTGGCGACCACCGAATGGCAGCCGCAGCACGCCGATCTGGCCGAGATCATCGGCCATGCGCTGGCGTGGGAGAAGAAGCTGACCGGGATTCGCGCCAAGGGGTAGCCCGATCGCAATCCGCGCGGGTGAATCGCTTGACTTCGCGGGCGTGCCCCCCTAACGGCCCAGCCTTGATTTTACCGGGATGCGCCCCATCTGGCGGCTGCGGCCCGTAACTGACAATCGACGGAAACAGACCATGAAGATTCGCAACAGCCTCAAGTCGCTCAAGGGCCGCCACCGCGACAACCGCGTGATTCGCCGTCGTGGCCGCACCTATGTGATCAATAAGACCAACCGCCGCTTCAAAGCCCGCCAGGGCTGATTGCGGCGTCTTTCGCTCCCGGGAGGGCTGCGGGAGGCACCGTCACGAGCTTCCGGTGCTCACGACCAGTAGGTCGCTGCGCGCCGGGTCTCGAGCCGATACCACCCTCGCTCCACCCGGAAACGAAATACACCACAATCCCAGTTCGGTGATGTGACGCCGTCCGGTTCGGGCGGCGTTTTTGCGTTGGAGGGTTGCATGGTCGAAACGGTGGTTTTCGATGTCGGGCGGGTGCTGTTCCGGTGGGACTTGCGGTATCTGTATGGCAAGCTGATCGACGATCCGGACGAACTGGAATGGTTCGTCTCGACCGTGGTGACAGAGGCTTGGCATTTCGAGCATGACGCAGGGCGCGATCTGGCCGAGATGATTGCCGAAAAGAAGCTGCAATACCCCAATCACGCGCATCTGATCGATGCCTATGCCACGCGATTCGTCGAGAGCATCCCCGGCCCTGTCCCCGGCAGCCTGGAACTGGTGGAGCGGTTGGACGATGCCGGTGTGCCGTTGTTCGCCATAACCAATTTTGCCGACAGCTTCTGGGCAGAGTTCCGCAGCGGCCAGCCGATTTTCGACCGGTTCCGCGACATCGTCGTTTCCGGCACCGAGAAGCTGGCCAAGCCCGATCCGGCGATCTTCGACCTGGCCGCCGAGCGTTTCGGCATCGACCCGGCCACTGCGCTGTTCATTGACGACAACCCAGCCAACATCGCCGCCGCGCGGGGTCTGGGGTGGCAGGTGTACCATTTCCACGATGCCGCCGCGCTAAAGAGGGATCTGGTCGCTCGGGGATTGCTGGCGTCCTAGGCTTCGCCTAGACAGCGGCGCGAGATGACCCGCCTTACCGTCAACGACCGTCCGGTCCACTTCCTGATGGATGCCGATACGCCGCTGATCCATGCGTTGCGGGATGCGGCGAACCTGACGGGGGCGAAGTTCGGTTGCGGCAATGGCGATTGCGGGGCCTGCACCGTTATAGTCGACGGGCAGGCGATCCGGTCCTGCCTTGTCAGCCTTGGCGAAGTAGAAGGCCGTTTCGTCACCACGATAGAGGCCCTGTCTGGCGACAGGTCGCACCCCTTGCAACAGGCGATGGTGGCCGAGGGCGCGGTCCAGTGCGGGTTCTGCACGCCCGGCATGGTGATGGCGGGCGCGGCCCTGTTGGCGCGCAACCCGCGCGCGAACCGTGACGAGATCGCGCAATCGATCCCCAACATATGCGCCTGTGGGGCCGGCCCCCGCATCCTGCGCGCCATCGAACGCGCCGGTCGGGCGATCCGCAGCCGCGAAAGGCTGGACGCGCTGCCCGTGCCAGGGCTGGACCCGGCGGAGGCGGCGCTGGACGTTCCAGCCATCGAACCTGAACCTGCACCTGTGGAGAGCGAAGAATGAAGGCGACTATCTGGCACAACCCGAACTGCGGAACTTCTCGCAAGACGCTTGCTATTCTTGAGGAGACGCCGGGCGTTGACGTGACCGTCGTCGAATACCTGAAGACCCCGCCCAGCGCGGCGAAGCTGGGCCAGCTTTACAAGGACGCCGGCATCACCCCGCAGCAGGGCCTGCGCACGCGCGGCACCGATGCGGAAGAGCGCGGGTTGCCGGAAGCCGACGATGCCACCGTGCTGGCCGCGATGGAGGCGGACCCGATCCTGATCGAGCGCCCGTTGGTCGAAACCGACAAAGGCGCGCGCCTGTGCCGTCCGCAGGACAAGGTTCACGAAATTCTCTGAAGTCCCTGCGCCAACGGTTCGTCGCCTTTCGGGGCATGGGTCGTGCCAACCCTTGCAATGCATCCGGCGATTTGCCAACCCAAGGCCCCATCACGGGGCGATAAGAGGTATCCAGCCTAGATGACAGGCACTGAACTGGCGCAAGACAGCGTCTCGCGCAAAGCCAAACGCGGCCTTCAACGGATGCTTGGCCATAAGAGACTGGGACCTTGGGGAGTCTTCTTCAAAGGCTTCGTCCAGCACCCGGTCATGGTCGGGTCGATCA
The sequence above is a segment of the Croceicoccus naphthovorans genome. Coding sequences within it:
- the galE gene encoding UDP-glucose 4-epimerase GalE, whose product is MVPVLVTGGAGYIGSHAVLALRDKGWPVAVIDNLSTGFEWAIPDGVPLYRGDIADSELLARIFAEQGTQAILHFAGSIIVPESVENPLKYYENNTAKSRTLMQAALDGGVKHFIFSSTATVYGEPELKPLTEDDPLTPVNPYGMSKLMTERILADVSRAHPMNHCVLRYFNVAGADPRARSGQSTAGATHLIKVAVEAALGKRNHVAVFGDDYPTPDGTGVRDYIHVSDLADAHVHALEALIAEPERSLTMNVGYGRGYSVLEVLDAVDAVVGQPVPRRQEPRRAGDVPSLVSDNSRILATTEWQPQHADLAEIIGHALAWEKKLTGIRAKG
- a CDS encoding HAD family hydrolase, whose protein sequence is MVETVVFDVGRVLFRWDLRYLYGKLIDDPDELEWFVSTVVTEAWHFEHDAGRDLAEMIAEKKLQYPNHAHLIDAYATRFVESIPGPVPGSLELVERLDDAGVPLFAITNFADSFWAEFRSGQPIFDRFRDIVVSGTEKLAKPDPAIFDLAAERFGIDPATALFIDDNPANIAAARGLGWQVYHFHDAAALKRDLVARGLLAS
- the ykgO gene encoding type B 50S ribosomal protein L36; this translates as MKIRNSLKSLKGRHRDNRVIRRRGRTYVINKTNRRFKARQG
- a CDS encoding (2Fe-2S)-binding protein translates to MTRLTVNDRPVHFLMDADTPLIHALRDAANLTGAKFGCGNGDCGACTVIVDGQAIRSCLVSLGEVEGRFVTTIEALSGDRSHPLQQAMVAEGAVQCGFCTPGMVMAGAALLARNPRANRDEIAQSIPNICACGAGPRILRAIERAGRAIRSRERLDALPVPGLDPAEAALDVPAIEPEPAPVESEE
- the arsC gene encoding arsenate reductase (glutaredoxin) (This arsenate reductase requires both glutathione and glutaredoxin to convert arsenate to arsenite, after which the efflux transporter formed by ArsA and ArsB can extrude the arsenite from the cell, providing resistance.), with translation MKATIWHNPNCGTSRKTLAILEETPGVDVTVVEYLKTPPSAAKLGQLYKDAGITPQQGLRTRGTDAEERGLPEADDATVLAAMEADPILIERPLVETDKGARLCRPQDKVHEIL